The following proteins are encoded in a genomic region of Triticum dicoccoides isolate Atlit2015 ecotype Zavitan chromosome 1B, WEW_v2.0, whole genome shotgun sequence:
- the LOC119301940 gene encoding wall-associated receptor kinase 1-like gives MDYQGNNLNDFFQTNGHLVLKSVDNNYKLRSFTEKEIKHITKRYSTLLGSGSFGDVYKGRLDDQRPVAVKRYKNGTNKEEFAKEVIVHSQINHKNVVKLLGCCTEENALMIVMEFICNGNLYNILHCGNADGPIPFHLHKRLDIAIESAEALSCMHSMYSPVLHGDIKPANILLDGKYLPKLSDFGIARLLSTDEAQRTKTVIGCIGYVDPLFCQSGILTTKSDVYSFGVVLLEMITRKKATDGATSLTQCFSEALRRGKKVRQLFDVEIANDKNIKLIEDIAKLAATCLRLDDKMRPTIVEVADRLRRIRKALPQRKSESSTGINNGLIRRGKAEDVPTISLDEMKKITRNFSNGALIGESSQGRVFFKVLKYGPEYAFKSSQEIDLKIEAISRLKHENVVQLLGYWVEGDKYVLAYEYASGGTLHDILHSRRQIGAKSGTVLSWMQRVKIALSAAEGLEFLHHKAEPQVTHGNIMSSKILLFDNDIAKVGDVGISNVLVSDDMDSCHSFRWDLDTDRMNDHYYHQDDYHVDVYAATGQCNTKSDVYAFGVVLLKLLTGRKAVDHTLPRGRQSLVTWAYNFMEDNVLPKTSFSEDKVQRCMDPRLEGDYPRNAATKMGAIAALCVNYNPDLRPNMSTVVKGLRQLLHSEPCDLVA, from the exons ATGGATTACCAAGGAAACAATCTTAATGATTTCTTTCAAACTAATGGGCATTTGGTACTTAAAAGTGTGGACAACAACTATAAACTGCGATCCTTCACTGAAAAGGAGATAAAGCACATTACGAAAAGATATAGCACTTTGCTTGGTAGTGGCTCGTTCGGTGATGTCTACAAAGGAAGATTAGATGATCAACGCCCAGTCGCAGTAAAGAGATACAAAAATGGAACCAATAAAGAGGAGTTCgccaaggaggtgatagtgcaCTCCCAGATAAACCACAAGAATGTTGTCAAATTGTTAGGATGCTGCACAGAGGAAAATGCTCTTATGATTGTTATGGAGTTTATCTGTAATGGAAACCTCTACAACATCCTTCACTGTGGCAATGCTGATGGTCCTATCCCTTTTCATTTGCACAAACGTTTGGACATCGCCATTGAGTCAGCTGAAGCGCTATCATGTATGCATTCAATGTACAGTCCTGTCCTTCATGGTGACATTAAACCTGCCAATATACTGTTGGATGGAAAGTACTTGCCAAAGCTATCTGATTTTGGAATAGCAAGATTGCTTTCTACTGACGAGGCCCAGCGTACCAAAACTGTTATTGGTTGCATAGGTTATGTGGACCCTTTGTTTTGTCAGAGTGGGATTCTCACTACAAAGAGTGATGTATACAGTTTTGGAGTTGTTCTGTTGGAAATGATCACCCGAAAGAAAGCGACGGACGGGGCTACTAGTCTTACTCAATGTTTCTCTGAGGCCCTGCGTAGAGGGAAGAAGGTGAGACAACTGTTTGATGTGGAAATTGCCAATGACAAGAACATTAAGTTGATCGAAGATATTGCAAAGCTAGCAGCTACATGCTTGAGACTGGATGATAAAATGCGTCCGACAATTGTTGAGGTAGCAGATAGACTTAGGAGGATTAGAAAAGCTCTCCCGCAGCGCAAGAGTGAAAGCTCTACAG GCATCAACAATGGGCTCATAAGAAGAGGAAAGGCAGAGGATGTACCAACTATTTCCCTTGATGAAATGAAGAAAATAACAAGAAACTTCAGTAATGGTGCTTTAATAGGAGAGAGCTCACAAGGCAGAGTTTTCTTCAAAGTGTTAAAATATGGACCGGAATATGCATTCAAGTCTTCTCAAGAAATTGATTTGAAG ATTGAAGCGATTTCAAGACTGAAACACGAGAACGTTGTCCAACTTCTCGGGTATTGGGTCGAAGGAGACAAATATGTTCTTGCTTACGAGTATGCATCGGGGGGCACTTTGCATGATATTCTTCACA GCCGTCGGCAAATCGGTGCCAAGTCAGGAACAGTTCTATCATGGATGCAGAGAGTGAAGATTGCCTTAAGTGCAGCAGAAGGGCTTGAGTTCCTCCATCATAAGGCAGAGCCTCAGGTCACCCACGGTAACATCATGTCCAGCAAGATACTTCTCTTTGACAACGATATCGCAAAGGTTGGCGACGTCGGCATATCCAATGTGCTGGTCAGTGATGACATGGATAGCTGTCATAGTTTTAGATGGGACCTTGACACGGATCGTATGAATGATCATTATTATCACCAAGATGATTACCATGTCGATGTATATGCTGCTACTGGACAGTGCAACACAAAGAGTGATGTATACGCCTTCGGGGTTGTGCTGCTGAAACTTTTAACCGGTCGTAAGGCAGTTGATCATACACTACCCCGCGGCAGGCAGAGCCTCGTGACATGG GCATACAATTTTATGGAAGACAATGTGTTACCAAAAACAAGTTTTAGTGAAGATAAGGTGCAGCGATGCATGGATCCAAGGCTTGAAGGAGATTACCCTCGCAATGCTGCTACCAAG ATGGGTGCGATCGCGGCGCTATGTGTGAATTACAATCCAGATCTCCGACCAAACATGAGCACTGTCGTCAAGGGTCTGAGACAATTGCTACACAGCGAGCCATGTGACTTGGTGGCATGA